In one window of Frigoriglobus tundricola DNA:
- a CDS encoding fatty acid desaturase family protein, translating into MRLVDKHLLRALHAPGWGGFWLTHLYVSAFFALVAGCAIAVRESAYTLLVPLVLVQSFVMHALLIAFHESAHGGLCPLRWVNGYLGRVIGISSWMSLSLYRAAHHWHHAYLGDRRDEEFWPLNDPAASRSKRRLAAFFELACGLGWTPFLFLRMFFRSNSAIRNRGIRRVIWIELIGLLIFWSVALSLVAWFGVEAEFLAAYLIPAVIAGNVQSWRKYVEHVGLTGRGLALTRSVRNPTLLGRVFSWMLFQEPYHDVHHLYPKVPQTALPIVAAAENPLPPELPVYPNYTTALLDLLRGLSDPKFGKAWAEVLVSPAPEPVHALRDSV; encoded by the coding sequence ATGCGCCTCGTCGATAAGCACCTACTTCGCGCCCTGCACGCTCCCGGTTGGGGAGGGTTCTGGCTGACGCATCTGTATGTAAGTGCGTTCTTTGCGCTCGTGGCGGGGTGCGCCATTGCGGTTCGGGAATCCGCATACACTCTGCTCGTGCCGCTCGTCTTGGTGCAGTCGTTTGTGATGCACGCGCTACTGATCGCGTTCCACGAATCGGCCCACGGCGGGCTGTGTCCGCTCCGATGGGTGAACGGTTACCTGGGGCGGGTCATTGGTATTTCGAGCTGGATGAGCCTTTCGCTCTATCGGGCGGCGCACCACTGGCACCACGCGTACCTGGGTGATCGGCGTGACGAAGAGTTCTGGCCGCTGAACGATCCGGCGGCGAGCCGGTCCAAGCGCCGGCTCGCGGCGTTCTTTGAACTTGCTTGCGGTTTGGGGTGGACGCCATTTTTGTTCCTTCGGATGTTTTTCCGCAGCAATTCGGCGATTCGCAACCGCGGCATTCGTCGCGTCATCTGGATCGAACTGATCGGCCTTTTGATTTTCTGGTCGGTCGCATTGAGCCTCGTGGCGTGGTTCGGCGTGGAAGCGGAGTTCCTCGCCGCCTACCTCATCCCGGCCGTGATCGCCGGGAACGTTCAGAGTTGGCGGAAGTACGTCGAACACGTCGGGTTGACCGGCCGCGGACTCGCTCTTACGCGCAGCGTGCGCAACCCAACCTTGCTCGGTCGAGTATTCTCCTGGATGCTGTTCCAGGAGCCGTACCACGACGTTCACCACCTGTACCCGAAAGTGCCCCAAACGGCACTTCCCATCGTGGCCGCCGCCGAGAACCCTCTCCCGCCGGAACTCCCGGTGTATCCGAATTACACGACGGCTCTGCTGGATTTGCTCCGCGGGCTCTCGGACCCCAAGTTCGGTAAGGCGTGGGCGGAAGTTCTGGTGTCACCCGCTCCGGAGCCGGTTCACGCACTCCGCGATTCGGTCTAA
- a CDS encoding DnaA/Hda family protein, producing the protein MNTVTKTPTGPGNEAPQAALSSPRWHGFLVLAENRVGVRAVRSVCRTVLAGKRPAVNPLVLHGTPGTGKSRLIAALTERLSNAPNGITLRTVSAGDLTRSPDEGLGDDELFDCDVLALEDIQHLTERRADAACELIDRRATHRRATILTARAGPAGLTHLPRRLTSRLAAGLVVQLEPLSAPSRRVILADAAATRGVRLTAEALDWLSDQATGGGVRSTLGFLQNLAQVAKTFPGPLTRTDVEQTLVGTGQPTSAPGDVSQIVKGVASAFGVSEKDILSTSRLRGVLKPRQIAMYLARELTGLSLPRIGVAFGGRDHTTVLHACRKVEEDMASDLGLAKRVSDLRVGLG; encoded by the coding sequence ATGAACACCGTTACGAAAACTCCAACTGGACCCGGCAACGAGGCCCCTCAAGCTGCTCTTTCGTCGCCTCGTTGGCATGGTTTTTTGGTACTGGCGGAAAATCGCGTCGGAGTGCGTGCGGTGCGATCGGTGTGTCGCACGGTTCTTGCGGGTAAGCGACCTGCGGTCAACCCACTTGTCCTGCACGGCACACCCGGGACCGGGAAATCGCGACTGATCGCGGCTCTTACGGAACGCCTCTCAAATGCACCGAACGGGATCACCCTTCGGACGGTCTCAGCGGGTGATCTGACTCGTTCGCCGGACGAAGGACTCGGTGATGACGAGTTGTTCGATTGTGATGTGCTCGCTCTGGAAGACATCCAGCACCTGACCGAACGCCGAGCGGACGCGGCGTGCGAGCTAATCGACCGTCGCGCCACTCATCGCCGCGCCACGATCCTCACCGCCCGCGCCGGTCCCGCGGGCCTGACACACCTTCCGCGGCGTCTGACCTCCCGGCTCGCGGCCGGACTGGTCGTGCAACTCGAACCGCTCTCGGCACCGAGCCGTCGTGTCATCCTCGCTGATGCCGCCGCAACAAGGGGCGTCCGACTCACGGCCGAAGCGCTCGATTGGCTCTCGGACCAGGCGACCGGCGGCGGAGTTCGTTCCACACTCGGTTTCCTTCAAAACCTGGCTCAGGTCGCGAAAACTTTCCCCGGTCCGCTTACCCGGACGGACGTGGAACAAACACTCGTCGGAACCGGACAACCGACATCGGCCCCGGGCGACGTTTCCCAGATCGTAAAGGGTGTGGCATCGGCATTCGGAGTGAGTGAAAAGGACATCCTCAGCACGAGCCGGCTTCGCGGCGTGCTGAAACCGCGACAAATCGCGATGTACCTCGCTCGCGAACTGACGGGCCTGTCGCTTCCCCGCATCGGCGTGGCGTTCGGGGGACGCGACCACACAACCGTGCTGCACGCGTGCCGCAAGGTGGAAGAAGACATGGCTAGCGACTTGGGTCTGGCGAAGCGGGTGAGCGACCTTCGTGTGGGGTTGGGATGA